A window of the Vigna angularis cultivar LongXiaoDou No.4 chromosome 3, ASM1680809v1, whole genome shotgun sequence genome harbors these coding sequences:
- the LOC108325706 gene encoding uncharacterized protein LOC108325706, with protein MTAMHDDGEVGFEEGMLWLPSHVLDEACGTKECTRNPYQKVQNHQQMRQLGPQKSPGEPKWPYTKSTSRSLYTRSKIANGGPGMRVIFLGSTQRSCGTGVFLPQRAGTNFEPSHRPACAPVILPARVVQALNLNVHALGVQVSPPQVQRYNPLICREACNKNSLEKRSDQKDTSNQCSFISQKRSSSPEIFLPKEWTY; from the exons ATGACTGCTATGCATGATGATGGTGAAGTGGGTTTTGAAGAAGGAATGCTCTGGTTACCCTCTCATGTTCTGGACGAGGCATGCGGCACCAAG GAATGTACGAGGAACCCATACCAGAAGGTCCAAAACCATCAGCAAATGCGTCAACTTGGTCCTCAGAAATCACCTGGAGAACCAAAATGGCCG TATACAAAATCTACTTCAAGATCTCTGTATACTAGGTCAAAAATTGCCAATGGTGGACCAGGAATGCGAGTTATTTTCTTGGGATCCACGCAAAGATCCTGTGGCACTGGCGTATTCTTACCACAAAGAGCAGGCACAAACTTCGAACCAAGCCACAGGCCAG CTTGTGCTCCAGTCATTCTTCCAGCACGAGTTGTTCAAGCTCTAAATCTTAATGTGCATGCATTAGGTGTGCAGGTTTCACCACCGCAAG TTCAGAGATATAACCCTTTAATATGCAGAGAGGCATGCAACAAGAACTCACTAGAAAAGAGAAGTGACCAGAAAGATACCTCCAACCAATGTAGTTTCATTTCTCAGAAACGAAGTTCTTCTCCAGAGATATTTCTCCCAAAGGAATGGACTTATTAG
- the LOC108326438 gene encoding truncated basic helix-loop-helix protein A yields MAAPLGNKLQSMLQAAVQSVHWTYSLFWQLCPQQVILVWGDGYYNGAIKTRKTVQPMEVSAEEASLQRSQQLRELYESLSAGETNPPTRRPCAALSPEDLTESEWFYLMCVSFSFPPGVGLPGKAFARRQHVWLTGANEVDSKTFSRAILAKSARIQTVVCIPLLDGVVEFGTTDKVQEDLNFIHHVKTFFAEHHHPLPPKPALSEHSTSNPISSSDHIPAVMYTVADPPAADPALNDEMDEDEEEEDEEEEEEEEEGAESASEDDTRDRIARGVTTPEMEDVTRAEPSELMQLELPEDIRVGSPNDGSNNLDSDFHLLAVSQGGNAAGQAESSVRWGPSEEALQVQLPASAPHLLDDLTQEDNHYSETVSNILQNQSSRWPTSPTSVGYITYSTHSAFTKWSSRASHLFHPAVDGPSQWLLKYILFTVPYLHAKNPADTSPQTAADPKLRGKGTPQDELSANHVLAERRRREKLNERFVILRSLVPFVTKMDKASILGDTIEYVKQLRRKIQELEARNRHTEAEHRSKLPEVTVQRTSSNSSKEQQRSGVTVMEKRKVRIVEGVAAKATAVEAETATSVQVSIIESDALLEIECVHREGLLLDVMQMLREVRIEVIGVQSSISNGVFMAELRAKVKEHANGKKVSIVEVKKALNQIIPHPLH; encoded by the exons ATGGCTGCACCACTAGGCAATAAACTCCAAAGCATGTTGCAGGCTGCGGTGCAATCTGTTCACTGGACTTATAGCCTCTTCTGGCAACTTTGCCCACAACAAGT GATTCTGGTTTGGGGTGATGGGTACTACAATGGGGCAATCAAGACTAGGAAGACGGTGCAACCAATGGAGGTGAGTGCTGAGGAGGCATCTCTCCAAAGAAGCCAGCAACTTCGAGAACTCTATGAATCACTGTCCGCCGGAGAGACAAATCCGCCAACTCGGCGGCCTTGCGCCGCCTTGTCGCCAGAGGACTTAACAGAATCAGAATGGTTCTATTTGATGTGTGTCTCATTCTCCTTTCCTCCTGGTGTTGG GTTGCCTGGAAAGGCATTTGCTAGGAGGCAGCATGTTTGGCTCACTGGTGCAAACGAGGTGGACAGCAAAACATTTTCACGAGCTATTCTAGCCAAG AGTGCTCGAATACAG ACAGTGGTGTGCATTCCTTTATTGGACGGCGTTGTTGAGTTTGGTACAACGGATAAG GTTCAAGAAGACCTTAACTTCATCCACCACGTGAAGACATTCTTCGCAGAACACCACCACCCTCTGCCGCCCAAGCCCGCCCTGTCCGAGCACTCAACCTCCAACCCCATCTCCTCTTCCGACCACATCCCCGCCGTCATGTACACTGTCGCAGACCCACCCGCAGCCGATCCCGCCCTAAACGACGAGATGGAcgaagatgaagaggaagaggatgaggaggaggaggaagaagaggaggaggggGCGGAGTCCGCCTCTGAGGACGACACCCGAGACCGCATTGCTCGCGGGGTCACGACGCCGGAGATGGAGGACGTGACGAGGGCGGAGCCCAGCGAGCTGATGCAGCTGGAGTTGCCGGAGGATATCCGGGTGGGGTCTCCGAACGACGGATCGAACAACTTGGACTCGGACTTCCACTTGCTGGCGGTGAGTCAAGGAGGGAACGCGGCGGGGCAGGCTGAGTCGAGCGTGAGATGGGGCCCGAGTGAAGAGGCATTACAAGTTCAACTACCAGCTTCAG CCCCTCATCTATTAGACGACTTGACCCAAGAGGACAATCACTACTCTGAAACCGTGTCCAACATTCTCCAAAACCAGTCCAGCCGGTGGCCCACATCGCCGACCTCCGTTGGCTACATCACATACTCCACGCATTCAGCTTTCACAAAGTGGAGCAGCCGCGCCAGCCACCTCTTCCACCCGGCAGTCGACGGCCCCAGCCAGTGGCTCCTCAAGTACATTCTCTTCACCGTCCCCTATCTCCATGCCAAGAACCCCGCCGACACCTCTCCCCAAACCGCCGCCGACCCCAAGCTGCGCGGCAAGGGAACGCCGCAGGACGAGCTGAGCGCCAACCACGTGCTCGCGGAGCGCCGCCGCCGCGAGAAGCTGAACGAGCGGTTCGTAATCCTGCGGTCACTGGTCCCCTTCGTCACCAAAATGGACAAGGCATCCATTCTGGGTGACACCATCGAGTATGTTAAGCAGCTGCGGCGGAAGATCCAGGAGCTTGAGGCGCGCAACCGGCACACTGAGGCGGAACACCGTTCCAAGCTCCCTGAG GTAACGGTTCAAAGGACGAGCAGCAATTCGAGCAAGGAGCAGCAGAGGAGTGGGGTGACGGTGATGGAGAAGAGGAAGGTGAGGATCGTGGAAGGGGTGGCGGCGAAGGCGACGGCGGTGGAGGCTGAGACGGCAACATCAGTGCAAGTTTCGATCATTGAGAGCGACGCACTGTTGGAGATCGAGTGCGTCCACAGAGAAGGGTTGCTTCTTGATGTGATGCAGATGCTGAGGGAGGTGAGGATAGAGGTTATTGGGGTGCAGTCATCAATTAGCAATGGGGTGTTCATGGCGGAGCTGAGGGCTAAGGTGAAGGAACATGCGAACGGGAAGAAGGTGAGCATTGTGGAAGTGAAGAAGGCACTTAACCAAATCATTCCCCATCCTCTCCACTGA